A part of Bacteroidota bacterium genomic DNA contains:
- a CDS encoding methylmalonyl-CoA mutase family protein — protein sequence METTPYQSKNKIRIVTAAALFDGHDAAINIMRRIIQSSGAEVIHLGHDRSAQEVVNCAIQEDANAIAVTSYQGGHVEYFKYMYDLLKEKGCSHIKLFGGGGGVILPTEIEELHNYGITRIYSPDDGRAMGLQGMINDLLQKCDFPTGKNLNGEVAHLIERDHKSIAKLISAAENFNEESTAMLNKVREKAKVSTTPVLGITGTGGSGKSSLVDELVRRFLIDFKDKQVAIISVDPSKRKTGGALLGDRIRMNAIKNDRVYMRSLATRQSNLALSKHVQDSVDICKAAGFDLVILETSGIGQSDTEIIEHSNMSLYVMTPEYGAASQLEKIDMLDFADIIAVNKFDKRGALDALRDVKKQYKRNHNLFEADDETLPVHGTIASQFNDPGMNRLYRAVMDKMVEKTGNQKLKSNFVITNEMSEKIYIIPPSKTRYLSEISENNRNYDKRAKQQSEIAQRLYSLQKSIETLKASSVDDKDRLIKGLQEAFEKIKLDLDPHNLKLIEGWEAKKKLYSDEFYVFKVRDKELKIKTHYESLSHTQVPKIASPKYTAWGDILQWNLQENFPGEFPYTSGIYPFKREGEDPTRMFAGEGGPERTNKRFHYVSKGLPAARLSTAFDSVTLYGNDPDYRPDIYGKIGNSGVSICCLDDAKKLYSGFNLADPKTSVSMTINGPAPTMAAFFMNAAIDQQCELYIKANGLEAEVNKKIEAIYKTKGTKRPQYQGALPDGNDGLGLMLLGVTGDQVLPKDVYEKIKASTLSQVRGTVQADILKEDQAQNTCIFSTEFSLRVMGDVQQYFIDNKVRNFYSVSISGYHIAEAGANPISQLAFTIANGFTFVEYYLSRGMHIDDFAPNLSFFFSNGIDPEYSVIGRVARRIWAKAMKLKYGGNERSQMLKYHIQTSGRSLHAQEIDFNDIRTTLQALYAIYDNCNSLHTNAYDEAITTPTEESVRRAMAIQLIINRELGLAKNENPLQGSFIIEELTDLVEEAVLSEFDKITERGGVLGAMETMYQRGKIQEESLYYEMLKHTGEYPIVGVNTFLSSKGSPTIIPQEVIRSTKEEKEYQIAMLQELHKSHKEKSAEVLSKLQHTAIQNQNIFAELMEVVKYCSLGQITNSLFEVGGQYRRNM from the coding sequence ATGGAAACAACCCCTTACCAATCAAAAAATAAAATTCGCATTGTAACAGCCGCTGCTTTGTTCGATGGACATGATGCCGCTATCAATATCATGCGTCGTATTATTCAATCAAGCGGAGCTGAGGTCATACATCTTGGTCACGACAGAAGCGCGCAAGAAGTTGTAAACTGTGCGATTCAAGAAGATGCAAACGCGATTGCAGTAACTTCCTACCAAGGAGGTCACGTGGAATATTTCAAATACATGTACGACTTATTAAAAGAGAAGGGATGCAGTCATATTAAATTATTTGGCGGCGGTGGCGGTGTTATTCTTCCTACAGAAATTGAAGAATTACATAATTATGGCATCACTCGTATCTATTCTCCCGATGACGGACGTGCGATGGGATTGCAGGGAATGATTAATGACTTATTACAGAAGTGTGATTTCCCAACAGGAAAAAATTTAAATGGTGAGGTCGCTCATTTAATCGAGCGCGATCATAAATCAATCGCAAAACTAATTTCAGCAGCTGAAAACTTTAATGAAGAAAGTACCGCTATGCTGAATAAAGTTCGTGAGAAAGCAAAAGTTTCTACCACTCCTGTGCTTGGTATTACCGGTACCGGTGGTTCGGGTAAATCGAGTTTGGTGGATGAATTGGTTCGTCGTTTCTTAATTGATTTTAAAGATAAACAGGTAGCGATTATTTCAGTTGATCCTAGTAAACGCAAAACAGGCGGTGCATTGTTAGGCGACCGTATTCGAATGAACGCTATCAAGAACGACAGAGTTTACATGCGTTCCTTAGCTACGCGTCAGAGTAATTTGGCATTAAGCAAACACGTTCAGGATTCAGTTGATATTTGTAAAGCTGCCGGATTTGATTTAGTGATTCTCGAAACCAGTGGAATCGGACAAAGCGATACAGAAATCATCGAGCATAGCAATATGAGTTTATATGTGATGACACCGGAGTACGGAGCAGCATCACAATTAGAAAAAATTGATATGCTGGATTTCGCGGATATTATTGCGGTGAATAAATTTGATAAGCGCGGCGCACTTGATGCTTTACGTGATGTAAAGAAACAATACAAGCGCAATCATAATTTGTTTGAAGCGGATGATGAAACATTACCTGTACACGGTACTATTGCCTCTCAATTTAATGATCCCGGCATGAATCGTTTGTATCGTGCCGTGATGGATAAAATGGTAGAGAAAACAGGTAACCAAAAGTTAAAATCCAATTTCGTTATTACGAACGAAATGAGTGAGAAGATTTACATCATTCCACCATCAAAAACACGTTACTTAAGTGAAATCAGCGAGAATAATCGCAATTACGATAAAAGAGCAAAACAACAATCTGAAATTGCTCAGCGACTTTACAGCTTACAAAAATCCATCGAAACTTTGAAAGCGTCATCAGTTGACGATAAAGACAGATTGATTAAAGGATTGCAAGAAGCATTCGAGAAAATAAAACTGGATTTAGATCCGCATAACTTAAAATTAATTGAAGGCTGGGAAGCGAAGAAGAAATTATATAGCGATGAGTTTTATGTTTTCAAAGTGCGCGACAAAGAATTAAAGATTAAAACACATTACGAGTCTCTATCTCATACACAGGTTCCGAAAATTGCTTCACCGAAATACACGGCTTGGGGCGATATTCTGCAATGGAATCTCCAGGAAAATTTTCCGGGAGAATTTCCATATACCTCGGGAATTTATCCGTTTAAACGTGAAGGTGAAGATCCAACACGTATGTTTGCCGGAGAGGGCGGACCGGAACGTACCAACAAACGTTTCCATTATGTAAGTAAAGGTTTACCTGCTGCACGTTTAAGTACAGCTTTTGACAGTGTAACACTTTATGGTAACGACCCTGATTACCGTCCGGATATTTACGGGAAAATCGGAAACAGCGGTGTAAGTATTTGTTGTTTGGATGATGCCAAGAAGCTTTACAGTGGATTTAATTTGGCGGATCCTAAAACTTCAGTATCCATGACTATTAACGGTCCGGCTCCAACCATGGCCGCATTTTTCATGAATGCAGCCATCGATCAACAGTGCGAATTGTACATTAAGGCTAACGGTCTGGAGGCAGAGGTTAATAAGAAAATCGAAGCCATCTATAAAACCAAAGGAACCAAGCGTCCGCAATACCAGGGAGCATTACCTGATGGAAACGACGGATTGGGCTTAATGTTATTAGGTGTAACCGGTGATCAGGTTTTACCAAAAGATGTTTATGAAAAAATCAAAGCCAGTACGTTATCGCAAGTACGAGGTACTGTACAGGCGGATATTTTGAAAGAAGATCAGGCGCAAAATACGTGTATATTCAGTACGGAGTTTAGCTTACGTGTGATGGGAGATGTACAGCAGTATTTCATCGATAACAAAGTAAGAAACTTTTACTCTGTTTCTATTTCGGGTTATCACATTGCGGAAGCAGGCGCGAATCCAATTTCTCAATTGGCATTTACCATTGCAAACGGATTTACATTTGTGGAATATTATTTAAGTCGCGGAATGCACATTGATGATTTCGCACCTAACTTATCTTTCTTCTTCAGTAATGGTATTGATCCTGAGTATAGCGTAATTGGTCGCGTTGCCAGAAGAATTTGGGCCAAAGCCATGAAATTAAAATACGGTGGTAATGAAAGAAGTCAAATGTTGAAGTATCATATTCAAACATCAGGACGTTCGTTACATGCACAGGAAATTGATTTCAATGATATTCGCACCACCTTACAAGCCTTGTATGCAATCTATGATAACTGTAACTCATTACATACAAACGCGTATGATGAAGCCATCACAACTCCAACCGAAGAATCGGTGCGTAGAGCTATGGCCATTCAGTTAATCATTAATCGCGAATTAGGCTTAGCGAAGAATGAAAATCCTTTACAAGGTTCATTTATCATTGAAGAATTAACCGACTTAGTAGAAGAAGCTGTATTAAGTGAGTTTGATAAGATAACAGAGCGTGGTGGCGTGTTAGGTGCTATGGAAACCATGTATCAACGCGGAAAAATACAGGAAGAAAGCTTGTATTATGAAATGTTGAAACATACAGGAGAATATCCGATTGTAGGTGTAAATACCTTCTTAAGTTCTAAAGGTTCTCCAACCATTATACCACAGGAAGTAATTCGCTCAACCAAGGAAGAAAAAGAATATCAAATTGCCATGTTGCAGGAATTACATAAATCTCATAAAGAGAAATCGGCTGAGGTTTTATCTAAGTTGCAACACACCGCCATTCAAAACCAAAATATTTTTGCGGAATTAATGGAAGTGGTGAAATATTGTTCACTCGGACAAATCACCAATTCATTATTTGAAGTAGGCGGACAGTATAGAAGAAATATGTAA